The following proteins are encoded in a genomic region of Capra hircus breed San Clemente chromosome 16, ASM170441v1, whole genome shotgun sequence:
- the LOC102169209 gene encoding membrane cofactor protein isoform X2, with protein sequence MKASCAPRKAPPRCSERLASGRSVGVLLLAPLLLLPTSSDACDDPPRFVTMKPKADPASSYSPGFVTVKPQGDTTSGYRPGFVTVTPQGNTTSGYPPGYRILYECRPGFQPVTPGQVLAIVCQGDYTWSSLQEGCKRKQCSNLADPINGQVIFVNGSVEFGSQAHYVCNQGYYLIGTSISHCDISGNDVGWTDYPPTCEKILCKPPEEIPNGKYTNSHKDVFEYSEVVTYSCDPSSGPDEYSLIGESRLTCVGNDEWSSQPPQCKVVKCEYPAVENGMIVSGFGPKHYYKATVVFKCNDGFNLHGDSIVVCGENSTWEPELPKCIKVSIPPSTHPPIPSTHPPVPSVSVSTRSTQQTMPSASDSKPTSPTMTPGLTHPGHPSPTDATPPNDAEGLGAGFIVLIVIALLVGIGLLLCLYFCLCRQKKKGTYLTGESHRQDILFLSEKR encoded by the exons ATGAAGGCGTCTTGCGCGCCGCGGAAGGCGCCGCCCCGCTGCTCCGAAAGACTGGCTTCTGGGCGTTCCGTCGGGGTGCTTCTGCTGGCGCCGCTGCTCCTGCTGCCCACGTCCTCCG ATGCCTGTGATGATCCGCCAAGATTTGTCACTATGAAGCCCAAGGCTGACCCTGCATCCAGTTATAGTCCTGGATTTGTCACTGTGAAACCCCAGGGTGACACTACGTCCGGTTATCGTCCTGGATTTGTCACTGTGACACCCCAGGGTAACACTACATCCGGTTATCCTCCTGGGTATCGGATTCTGTATGAATGTCGTCCGGGTTTCCAGCCAGTGACTCCTGGTCAAGTCCTCGCTATTGTCTGTCAGGGTGATTATACATGGTCATCTCTCCAGGAGGGCTGTAAAA GAAAACAGTGTTCCAACCTAGCTGATCCCATAAATGGCCAAGTTATCTTTGTAAATGGAAGTGTTGAGTTTGGTTCACAGGCTCACTATGTTTGTAATCAGGG tTATTACTTGATCGGGACAAGTATTTCTCATTGTGACATTTCTGGAAATGATGTGGGCTGGACTGATTATCCTCCAACATGTGAAA agatTTTGTGCAAACCACCTGAAGAAATTCCAAATGGAAAATACACCAATAGCCACAAGGACGTATTTGAATACAGTGAAGTAGTAACTTATAGTTGTGATCCTTCAAGTGGACCAGATGAATATTCACTTATTGGAGAGAGCAGGCTTACTTGTGTTGGAAATGATGAATGGAGTAGTCAACCTCCTCAGTGTAAAG TGGTCAAATGTGAATATCCAGCCGTTGAAAATGGAATGATAGTCTCAGGATTTGGACCAAAACATTACTACAAAGCGACGGTTGTATTTAAATGCAATGACGGTTTTAACCTTCATGGCGACAGTATAGTTGTCTGTGGTGAGAACAGTACTTGGGAGCCTGAGCTACCAAAGTGCATTAAAG tgTCGATTCCTCCCAGCACCCACCCTCCAATTCCCAGCACCCACCCTCCAGTTCCCAGTGTCTCAG TGTCGACTCGCAGCACCCAACAAACAATGCCCAGTGCCTCAG ATTCCAAGCCCACTTCTCCAACCATGACTCCAGGACTAACTCATCCAG gaCATCCCAGCCCTACTGATGCAACACCCCCTAACGATGCTGAGGGTTTAG GTGCAGGATTCATCGTGCTCATCGTCATTGCTCTAC TTGTTGGCATTGGATTATTGCTTTGCCTGTACTTCTGTCTTTGCAGACAAAAGAAGAAAGG CACATACCTAACTGGTGAGAGCCACAGACAagacattttatttctctctgagAAGAGATGA
- the LOC102169209 gene encoding membrane cofactor protein isoform X8: protein MKASCAPRKAPPRCSERLASGRSVGVLLLAPLLLLPTSSDACDDPPRFVTMKPKADPASSYSPGFVTVKPQGDTTSGYRPGFVTVTPQGNTTSGYPPGYRILYECRPGFQPVTPGQVLAIVCQGDYTWSSLQEGCKRKQCSNLADPINGQVIFVNGSVEFGSQAHYVCNQGYYLIGTSISHCDISGNDVGWTDYPPTCEKILCKPPEEIPNGKYTNSHKDVFEYSEVVTYSCDPSSGPDEYSLIGESRLTCVGNDEWSSQPPQCKVVKCEYPAVENGMIVSGFGPKHYYKATVVFKCNDGFNLHGDSIVVCGENSTWEPELPKCIKGHPSPTDATPPNDAEGLGAGFIVLIVIALLVGIGLLLCLYFCLCRQKKKGTYLTGESHRQDILFLSEKR, encoded by the exons ATGAAGGCGTCTTGCGCGCCGCGGAAGGCGCCGCCCCGCTGCTCCGAAAGACTGGCTTCTGGGCGTTCCGTCGGGGTGCTTCTGCTGGCGCCGCTGCTCCTGCTGCCCACGTCCTCCG ATGCCTGTGATGATCCGCCAAGATTTGTCACTATGAAGCCCAAGGCTGACCCTGCATCCAGTTATAGTCCTGGATTTGTCACTGTGAAACCCCAGGGTGACACTACGTCCGGTTATCGTCCTGGATTTGTCACTGTGACACCCCAGGGTAACACTACATCCGGTTATCCTCCTGGGTATCGGATTCTGTATGAATGTCGTCCGGGTTTCCAGCCAGTGACTCCTGGTCAAGTCCTCGCTATTGTCTGTCAGGGTGATTATACATGGTCATCTCTCCAGGAGGGCTGTAAAA GAAAACAGTGTTCCAACCTAGCTGATCCCATAAATGGCCAAGTTATCTTTGTAAATGGAAGTGTTGAGTTTGGTTCACAGGCTCACTATGTTTGTAATCAGGG tTATTACTTGATCGGGACAAGTATTTCTCATTGTGACATTTCTGGAAATGATGTGGGCTGGACTGATTATCCTCCAACATGTGAAA agatTTTGTGCAAACCACCTGAAGAAATTCCAAATGGAAAATACACCAATAGCCACAAGGACGTATTTGAATACAGTGAAGTAGTAACTTATAGTTGTGATCCTTCAAGTGGACCAGATGAATATTCACTTATTGGAGAGAGCAGGCTTACTTGTGTTGGAAATGATGAATGGAGTAGTCAACCTCCTCAGTGTAAAG TGGTCAAATGTGAATATCCAGCCGTTGAAAATGGAATGATAGTCTCAGGATTTGGACCAAAACATTACTACAAAGCGACGGTTGTATTTAAATGCAATGACGGTTTTAACCTTCATGGCGACAGTATAGTTGTCTGTGGTGAGAACAGTACTTGGGAGCCTGAGCTACCAAAGTGCATTAAAG gaCATCCCAGCCCTACTGATGCAACACCCCCTAACGATGCTGAGGGTTTAG GTGCAGGATTCATCGTGCTCATCGTCATTGCTCTAC TTGTTGGCATTGGATTATTGCTTTGCCTGTACTTCTGTCTTTGCAGACAAAAGAAGAAAGG CACATACCTAACTGGTGAGAGCCACAGACAagacattttatttctctctgagAAGAGATGA
- the LOC102169209 gene encoding membrane cofactor protein isoform X4 encodes MKASCAPRKAPPRCSERLASGRSVGVLLLAPLLLLPTSSDACDDPPRFVTMKPKADPASSYSPGFVTVKPQGDTTSGYRPGFVTVTPQGNTTSGYPPGYRILYECRPGFQPVTPGQVLAIVCQGDYTWSSLQEGCKRKQCSNLADPINGQVIFVNGSVEFGSQAHYVCNQGYYLIGTSISHCDISGNDVGWTDYPPTCEKILCKPPEEIPNGKYTNSHKDVFEYSEVVTYSCDPSSGPDEYSLIGESRLTCVGNDEWSSQPPQCKVVKCEYPAVENGMIVSGFGPKHYYKATVVFKCNDGFNLHGDSIVVCGENSTWEPELPKCIKVSIPPSTHPPIPSTHPPVPSVSVSTRSTQQTMPSASDSKPTSPTMTPGLTHPGHPSPTDATPPNDAEGLGAGFIVLIVIALLVGIGLLLCLYFCLCRQKKKGLK; translated from the exons ATGAAGGCGTCTTGCGCGCCGCGGAAGGCGCCGCCCCGCTGCTCCGAAAGACTGGCTTCTGGGCGTTCCGTCGGGGTGCTTCTGCTGGCGCCGCTGCTCCTGCTGCCCACGTCCTCCG ATGCCTGTGATGATCCGCCAAGATTTGTCACTATGAAGCCCAAGGCTGACCCTGCATCCAGTTATAGTCCTGGATTTGTCACTGTGAAACCCCAGGGTGACACTACGTCCGGTTATCGTCCTGGATTTGTCACTGTGACACCCCAGGGTAACACTACATCCGGTTATCCTCCTGGGTATCGGATTCTGTATGAATGTCGTCCGGGTTTCCAGCCAGTGACTCCTGGTCAAGTCCTCGCTATTGTCTGTCAGGGTGATTATACATGGTCATCTCTCCAGGAGGGCTGTAAAA GAAAACAGTGTTCCAACCTAGCTGATCCCATAAATGGCCAAGTTATCTTTGTAAATGGAAGTGTTGAGTTTGGTTCACAGGCTCACTATGTTTGTAATCAGGG tTATTACTTGATCGGGACAAGTATTTCTCATTGTGACATTTCTGGAAATGATGTGGGCTGGACTGATTATCCTCCAACATGTGAAA agatTTTGTGCAAACCACCTGAAGAAATTCCAAATGGAAAATACACCAATAGCCACAAGGACGTATTTGAATACAGTGAAGTAGTAACTTATAGTTGTGATCCTTCAAGTGGACCAGATGAATATTCACTTATTGGAGAGAGCAGGCTTACTTGTGTTGGAAATGATGAATGGAGTAGTCAACCTCCTCAGTGTAAAG TGGTCAAATGTGAATATCCAGCCGTTGAAAATGGAATGATAGTCTCAGGATTTGGACCAAAACATTACTACAAAGCGACGGTTGTATTTAAATGCAATGACGGTTTTAACCTTCATGGCGACAGTATAGTTGTCTGTGGTGAGAACAGTACTTGGGAGCCTGAGCTACCAAAGTGCATTAAAG tgTCGATTCCTCCCAGCACCCACCCTCCAATTCCCAGCACCCACCCTCCAGTTCCCAGTGTCTCAG TGTCGACTCGCAGCACCCAACAAACAATGCCCAGTGCCTCAG ATTCCAAGCCCACTTCTCCAACCATGACTCCAGGACTAACTCATCCAG gaCATCCCAGCCCTACTGATGCAACACCCCCTAACGATGCTGAGGGTTTAG GTGCAGGATTCATCGTGCTCATCGTCATTGCTCTAC TTGTTGGCATTGGATTATTGCTTTGCCTGTACTTCTGTCTTTGCAGACAAAAGAAGAAAGG GTTGAAGTAA
- the LOC102169209 gene encoding membrane cofactor protein isoform X9 has protein sequence MKASCAPRKAPPRCSERLASGRSVGVLLLAPLLLLPTSSDACDDPPRFVTMKPKADPASSYSPGFVTVKPQGDTTSGYRPGFVTVTPQGNTTSGYPPGYRILYECRPGFQPVTPGQVLAIVCQGDYTWSSLQEGCKRKQCSNLADPINGQVIFVNGSVEFGSQAHYVCNQGYYLIGTSISHCDISGNDVGWTDYPPTCEKILCKPPEEIPNGKYTNSHKDVFEYSEVVTYSCDPSSGPDEYSLIGESRLTCVGNDEWSSQPPQCKVVKCEYPAVENGMIVSGFGPKHYYKATVVFKCNDGFNLHGDSIVVCGENSTWEPELPKCIKGHPSPTDATPPNDAEGLGAGFIVLIVIALLVGIGLLLCLYFCLCRQKKKGLK, from the exons ATGAAGGCGTCTTGCGCGCCGCGGAAGGCGCCGCCCCGCTGCTCCGAAAGACTGGCTTCTGGGCGTTCCGTCGGGGTGCTTCTGCTGGCGCCGCTGCTCCTGCTGCCCACGTCCTCCG ATGCCTGTGATGATCCGCCAAGATTTGTCACTATGAAGCCCAAGGCTGACCCTGCATCCAGTTATAGTCCTGGATTTGTCACTGTGAAACCCCAGGGTGACACTACGTCCGGTTATCGTCCTGGATTTGTCACTGTGACACCCCAGGGTAACACTACATCCGGTTATCCTCCTGGGTATCGGATTCTGTATGAATGTCGTCCGGGTTTCCAGCCAGTGACTCCTGGTCAAGTCCTCGCTATTGTCTGTCAGGGTGATTATACATGGTCATCTCTCCAGGAGGGCTGTAAAA GAAAACAGTGTTCCAACCTAGCTGATCCCATAAATGGCCAAGTTATCTTTGTAAATGGAAGTGTTGAGTTTGGTTCACAGGCTCACTATGTTTGTAATCAGGG tTATTACTTGATCGGGACAAGTATTTCTCATTGTGACATTTCTGGAAATGATGTGGGCTGGACTGATTATCCTCCAACATGTGAAA agatTTTGTGCAAACCACCTGAAGAAATTCCAAATGGAAAATACACCAATAGCCACAAGGACGTATTTGAATACAGTGAAGTAGTAACTTATAGTTGTGATCCTTCAAGTGGACCAGATGAATATTCACTTATTGGAGAGAGCAGGCTTACTTGTGTTGGAAATGATGAATGGAGTAGTCAACCTCCTCAGTGTAAAG TGGTCAAATGTGAATATCCAGCCGTTGAAAATGGAATGATAGTCTCAGGATTTGGACCAAAACATTACTACAAAGCGACGGTTGTATTTAAATGCAATGACGGTTTTAACCTTCATGGCGACAGTATAGTTGTCTGTGGTGAGAACAGTACTTGGGAGCCTGAGCTACCAAAGTGCATTAAAG gaCATCCCAGCCCTACTGATGCAACACCCCCTAACGATGCTGAGGGTTTAG GTGCAGGATTCATCGTGCTCATCGTCATTGCTCTAC TTGTTGGCATTGGATTATTGCTTTGCCTGTACTTCTGTCTTTGCAGACAAAAGAAGAAAGG GTTGAAGTAA
- the LOC102169209 gene encoding membrane cofactor protein isoform X5 — MKASCAPRKAPPRCSERLASGRSVGVLLLAPLLLLPTSSDACDDPPRFVTMKPKADPASSYSPGFVTVKPQGDTTSGYRPGFVTVTPQGNTTSGYPPGYRILYECRPGFQPVTPGQVLAIVCQGDYTWSSLQEGCKRKQCSNLADPINGQVIFVNGSVEFGSQAHYVCNQGYYLIGTSISHCDISGNDVGWTDYPPTCEKILCKPPEEIPNGKYTNSHKDVFEYSEVVTYSCDPSSGPDEYSLIGESRLTCVGNDEWSSQPPQCKVVKCEYPAVENGMIVSGFGPKHYYKATVVFKCNDGFNLHGDSIVVCGENSTWEPELPKCIKVSIPPSTHPPIPSTHPPVPSVSVSTRSTQQTMPSASDSKPTSPTMTPGLTHPGHPSPTDATPPNDAEGLGAGFIVLIVIALLVGIGLLLCLYFCLCRQKKKG; from the exons ATGAAGGCGTCTTGCGCGCCGCGGAAGGCGCCGCCCCGCTGCTCCGAAAGACTGGCTTCTGGGCGTTCCGTCGGGGTGCTTCTGCTGGCGCCGCTGCTCCTGCTGCCCACGTCCTCCG ATGCCTGTGATGATCCGCCAAGATTTGTCACTATGAAGCCCAAGGCTGACCCTGCATCCAGTTATAGTCCTGGATTTGTCACTGTGAAACCCCAGGGTGACACTACGTCCGGTTATCGTCCTGGATTTGTCACTGTGACACCCCAGGGTAACACTACATCCGGTTATCCTCCTGGGTATCGGATTCTGTATGAATGTCGTCCGGGTTTCCAGCCAGTGACTCCTGGTCAAGTCCTCGCTATTGTCTGTCAGGGTGATTATACATGGTCATCTCTCCAGGAGGGCTGTAAAA GAAAACAGTGTTCCAACCTAGCTGATCCCATAAATGGCCAAGTTATCTTTGTAAATGGAAGTGTTGAGTTTGGTTCACAGGCTCACTATGTTTGTAATCAGGG tTATTACTTGATCGGGACAAGTATTTCTCATTGTGACATTTCTGGAAATGATGTGGGCTGGACTGATTATCCTCCAACATGTGAAA agatTTTGTGCAAACCACCTGAAGAAATTCCAAATGGAAAATACACCAATAGCCACAAGGACGTATTTGAATACAGTGAAGTAGTAACTTATAGTTGTGATCCTTCAAGTGGACCAGATGAATATTCACTTATTGGAGAGAGCAGGCTTACTTGTGTTGGAAATGATGAATGGAGTAGTCAACCTCCTCAGTGTAAAG TGGTCAAATGTGAATATCCAGCCGTTGAAAATGGAATGATAGTCTCAGGATTTGGACCAAAACATTACTACAAAGCGACGGTTGTATTTAAATGCAATGACGGTTTTAACCTTCATGGCGACAGTATAGTTGTCTGTGGTGAGAACAGTACTTGGGAGCCTGAGCTACCAAAGTGCATTAAAG tgTCGATTCCTCCCAGCACCCACCCTCCAATTCCCAGCACCCACCCTCCAGTTCCCAGTGTCTCAG TGTCGACTCGCAGCACCCAACAAACAATGCCCAGTGCCTCAG ATTCCAAGCCCACTTCTCCAACCATGACTCCAGGACTAACTCATCCAG gaCATCCCAGCCCTACTGATGCAACACCCCCTAACGATGCTGAGGGTTTAG GTGCAGGATTCATCGTGCTCATCGTCATTGCTCTAC TTGTTGGCATTGGATTATTGCTTTGCCTGTACTTCTGTCTTTGCAGACAAAAGAAGAAAGGGTAA
- the LOC102169209 gene encoding membrane cofactor protein isoform X10: MKASCAPRKAPPRCSERLASGRSVGVLLLAPLLLLPTSSDACDDPPRFVTMKPKADPASSYSPGFVTVKPQGDTTSGYRPGFVTVTPQGNTTSGYPPGYRILYECRPGFQPVTPGQVLAIVCQGDYTWSSLQEGCKRKQCSNLADPINGQVIFVNGSVEFGSQAHYVCNQGYYLIGTSISHCDISGNDVGWTDYPPTCEKILCKPPEEIPNGKYTNSHKDVFEYSEVVTYSCDPSSGPDEYSLIGESRLTCVGNDEWSSQPPQCKVVKCEYPAVENGMIVSGFGPKHYYKATVVFKCNDGFNLHGDSIVVCGENSTWEPELPKCIKGHPSPTDATPPNDAEGLGAGFIVLIVIALLVGIGLLLCLYFCLCRQKKKG; the protein is encoded by the exons ATGAAGGCGTCTTGCGCGCCGCGGAAGGCGCCGCCCCGCTGCTCCGAAAGACTGGCTTCTGGGCGTTCCGTCGGGGTGCTTCTGCTGGCGCCGCTGCTCCTGCTGCCCACGTCCTCCG ATGCCTGTGATGATCCGCCAAGATTTGTCACTATGAAGCCCAAGGCTGACCCTGCATCCAGTTATAGTCCTGGATTTGTCACTGTGAAACCCCAGGGTGACACTACGTCCGGTTATCGTCCTGGATTTGTCACTGTGACACCCCAGGGTAACACTACATCCGGTTATCCTCCTGGGTATCGGATTCTGTATGAATGTCGTCCGGGTTTCCAGCCAGTGACTCCTGGTCAAGTCCTCGCTATTGTCTGTCAGGGTGATTATACATGGTCATCTCTCCAGGAGGGCTGTAAAA GAAAACAGTGTTCCAACCTAGCTGATCCCATAAATGGCCAAGTTATCTTTGTAAATGGAAGTGTTGAGTTTGGTTCACAGGCTCACTATGTTTGTAATCAGGG tTATTACTTGATCGGGACAAGTATTTCTCATTGTGACATTTCTGGAAATGATGTGGGCTGGACTGATTATCCTCCAACATGTGAAA agatTTTGTGCAAACCACCTGAAGAAATTCCAAATGGAAAATACACCAATAGCCACAAGGACGTATTTGAATACAGTGAAGTAGTAACTTATAGTTGTGATCCTTCAAGTGGACCAGATGAATATTCACTTATTGGAGAGAGCAGGCTTACTTGTGTTGGAAATGATGAATGGAGTAGTCAACCTCCTCAGTGTAAAG TGGTCAAATGTGAATATCCAGCCGTTGAAAATGGAATGATAGTCTCAGGATTTGGACCAAAACATTACTACAAAGCGACGGTTGTATTTAAATGCAATGACGGTTTTAACCTTCATGGCGACAGTATAGTTGTCTGTGGTGAGAACAGTACTTGGGAGCCTGAGCTACCAAAGTGCATTAAAG gaCATCCCAGCCCTACTGATGCAACACCCCCTAACGATGCTGAGGGTTTAG GTGCAGGATTCATCGTGCTCATCGTCATTGCTCTAC TTGTTGGCATTGGATTATTGCTTTGCCTGTACTTCTGTCTTTGCAGACAAAAGAAGAAAGGGTAA
- the LOC102169209 gene encoding membrane cofactor protein isoform X3 translates to MKASCAPRKAPPRCSERLASGRSVGVLLLAPLLLLPTSSDACDDPPRFVTMKPKADPASSYSPGFVTVKPQGDTTSGYRPGFVTVTPQGNTTSGYPPGYRILYECRPGFQPVTPGQVLAIVCQGDYTWSSLQEGCKRKQCSNLADPINGQVIFVNGSVEFGSQAHYVCNQGYYLIGTSISHCDISGNDVGWTDYPPTCEKILCKPPEEIPNGKYTNSHKDVFEYSEVVTYSCDPSSGPDEYSLIGESRLTCVGNDEWSSQPPQCKVVKCEYPAVENGMIVSGFGPKHYYKATVVFKCNDGFNLHGDSIVVCGENSTWEPELPKCIKVSIPPSTHPPIPSTHPPVPSVSVSTRSTQQTMPSASGHPSPTDATPPNDAEGLGAGFIVLIVIALLVGIGLLLCLYFCLCRQKKKGKAEGSASYSTYQDKAAAPTE, encoded by the exons ATGAAGGCGTCTTGCGCGCCGCGGAAGGCGCCGCCCCGCTGCTCCGAAAGACTGGCTTCTGGGCGTTCCGTCGGGGTGCTTCTGCTGGCGCCGCTGCTCCTGCTGCCCACGTCCTCCG ATGCCTGTGATGATCCGCCAAGATTTGTCACTATGAAGCCCAAGGCTGACCCTGCATCCAGTTATAGTCCTGGATTTGTCACTGTGAAACCCCAGGGTGACACTACGTCCGGTTATCGTCCTGGATTTGTCACTGTGACACCCCAGGGTAACACTACATCCGGTTATCCTCCTGGGTATCGGATTCTGTATGAATGTCGTCCGGGTTTCCAGCCAGTGACTCCTGGTCAAGTCCTCGCTATTGTCTGTCAGGGTGATTATACATGGTCATCTCTCCAGGAGGGCTGTAAAA GAAAACAGTGTTCCAACCTAGCTGATCCCATAAATGGCCAAGTTATCTTTGTAAATGGAAGTGTTGAGTTTGGTTCACAGGCTCACTATGTTTGTAATCAGGG tTATTACTTGATCGGGACAAGTATTTCTCATTGTGACATTTCTGGAAATGATGTGGGCTGGACTGATTATCCTCCAACATGTGAAA agatTTTGTGCAAACCACCTGAAGAAATTCCAAATGGAAAATACACCAATAGCCACAAGGACGTATTTGAATACAGTGAAGTAGTAACTTATAGTTGTGATCCTTCAAGTGGACCAGATGAATATTCACTTATTGGAGAGAGCAGGCTTACTTGTGTTGGAAATGATGAATGGAGTAGTCAACCTCCTCAGTGTAAAG TGGTCAAATGTGAATATCCAGCCGTTGAAAATGGAATGATAGTCTCAGGATTTGGACCAAAACATTACTACAAAGCGACGGTTGTATTTAAATGCAATGACGGTTTTAACCTTCATGGCGACAGTATAGTTGTCTGTGGTGAGAACAGTACTTGGGAGCCTGAGCTACCAAAGTGCATTAAAG tgTCGATTCCTCCCAGCACCCACCCTCCAATTCCCAGCACCCACCCTCCAGTTCCCAGTGTCTCAG TGTCGACTCGCAGCACCCAACAAACAATGCCCAGTGCCTCAG gaCATCCCAGCCCTACTGATGCAACACCCCCTAACGATGCTGAGGGTTTAG GTGCAGGATTCATCGTGCTCATCGTCATTGCTCTAC TTGTTGGCATTGGATTATTGCTTTGCCTGTACTTCTGTCTTTGCAGACAAAAGAAGAAAGG
- the LOC102169209 gene encoding membrane cofactor protein isoform X1, translating to MKASCAPRKAPPRCSERLASGRSVGVLLLAPLLLLPTSSDACDDPPRFVTMKPKADPASSYSPGFVTVKPQGDTTSGYRPGFVTVTPQGNTTSGYPPGYRILYECRPGFQPVTPGQVLAIVCQGDYTWSSLQEGCKRKQCSNLADPINGQVIFVNGSVEFGSQAHYVCNQGYYLIGTSISHCDISGNDVGWTDYPPTCEKILCKPPEEIPNGKYTNSHKDVFEYSEVVTYSCDPSSGPDEYSLIGESRLTCVGNDEWSSQPPQCKVVKCEYPAVENGMIVSGFGPKHYYKATVVFKCNDGFNLHGDSIVVCGENSTWEPELPKCIKVSIPPSTHPPIPSTHPPVPSVSVSTRSTQQTMPSASDSKPTSPTMTPGLTHPGHPSPTDATPPNDAEGLGAGFIVLIVIALLVGIGLLLCLYFCLCRQKKKGKAEGSASYSTYQDKAAAPTE from the exons ATGAAGGCGTCTTGCGCGCCGCGGAAGGCGCCGCCCCGCTGCTCCGAAAGACTGGCTTCTGGGCGTTCCGTCGGGGTGCTTCTGCTGGCGCCGCTGCTCCTGCTGCCCACGTCCTCCG ATGCCTGTGATGATCCGCCAAGATTTGTCACTATGAAGCCCAAGGCTGACCCTGCATCCAGTTATAGTCCTGGATTTGTCACTGTGAAACCCCAGGGTGACACTACGTCCGGTTATCGTCCTGGATTTGTCACTGTGACACCCCAGGGTAACACTACATCCGGTTATCCTCCTGGGTATCGGATTCTGTATGAATGTCGTCCGGGTTTCCAGCCAGTGACTCCTGGTCAAGTCCTCGCTATTGTCTGTCAGGGTGATTATACATGGTCATCTCTCCAGGAGGGCTGTAAAA GAAAACAGTGTTCCAACCTAGCTGATCCCATAAATGGCCAAGTTATCTTTGTAAATGGAAGTGTTGAGTTTGGTTCACAGGCTCACTATGTTTGTAATCAGGG tTATTACTTGATCGGGACAAGTATTTCTCATTGTGACATTTCTGGAAATGATGTGGGCTGGACTGATTATCCTCCAACATGTGAAA agatTTTGTGCAAACCACCTGAAGAAATTCCAAATGGAAAATACACCAATAGCCACAAGGACGTATTTGAATACAGTGAAGTAGTAACTTATAGTTGTGATCCTTCAAGTGGACCAGATGAATATTCACTTATTGGAGAGAGCAGGCTTACTTGTGTTGGAAATGATGAATGGAGTAGTCAACCTCCTCAGTGTAAAG TGGTCAAATGTGAATATCCAGCCGTTGAAAATGGAATGATAGTCTCAGGATTTGGACCAAAACATTACTACAAAGCGACGGTTGTATTTAAATGCAATGACGGTTTTAACCTTCATGGCGACAGTATAGTTGTCTGTGGTGAGAACAGTACTTGGGAGCCTGAGCTACCAAAGTGCATTAAAG tgTCGATTCCTCCCAGCACCCACCCTCCAATTCCCAGCACCCACCCTCCAGTTCCCAGTGTCTCAG TGTCGACTCGCAGCACCCAACAAACAATGCCCAGTGCCTCAG ATTCCAAGCCCACTTCTCCAACCATGACTCCAGGACTAACTCATCCAG gaCATCCCAGCCCTACTGATGCAACACCCCCTAACGATGCTGAGGGTTTAG GTGCAGGATTCATCGTGCTCATCGTCATTGCTCTAC TTGTTGGCATTGGATTATTGCTTTGCCTGTACTTCTGTCTTTGCAGACAAAAGAAGAAAGG